In Candidatus Nitronauta litoralis, one DNA window encodes the following:
- a CDS encoding MBL fold metallo-hydrolase produces the protein MLKQILLIAGVVLGLVSHAVADEYKTKEVLPGIYTVMLKSGPGPNSTFIVTGEGVIVIDPGSSPEAGERLKKEIAKVTQKPVVYVINSHYHGEHTFGNAAFEGAQIVMTAQAGKTMLNSPGDRERKKWEKKHPGSKIRALEPNLTFQKELGIKLGKYYLRLIHPPASHTSGDLYIYIASYRVIITGGMVVAEQIPDMREASISNWIEALRKMEDLDAEIIIPGNGPVGNKPRVTLMKHYLMNLRTYVEDALLDGGALPDIQKKVGEKLKKKFSGWANHDRLDQNIERAFFEFVRN, from the coding sequence ATGCTGAAACAGATTTTATTGATTGCGGGAGTTGTGCTGGGTCTGGTGTCCCATGCGGTGGCGGATGAATACAAAACGAAAGAAGTGCTGCCGGGGATTTATACTGTGATGCTGAAGTCCGGGCCGGGTCCCAACTCGACATTCATCGTGACGGGGGAAGGGGTGATCGTCATCGATCCCGGATCCAGTCCGGAAGCGGGGGAGAGGCTTAAAAAAGAAATCGCCAAAGTGACGCAGAAACCGGTGGTGTATGTTATCAACTCGCATTACCACGGAGAACACACATTTGGAAACGCGGCGTTTGAAGGTGCCCAAATTGTGATGACCGCCCAGGCGGGCAAGACCATGCTCAATTCTCCAGGCGACCGCGAGCGGAAAAAATGGGAGAAAAAGCACCCGGGCAGCAAGATCAGGGCGCTGGAACCGAACCTGACTTTCCAGAAGGAGTTGGGAATTAAACTGGGAAAATATTACTTGAGATTGATCCATCCTCCGGCATCGCATACATCAGGCGATTTGTATATCTACATCGCATCCTATCGGGTGATCATTACCGGTGGCATGGTGGTTGCCGAACAAATTCCGGACATGCGTGAAGCCAGCATTTCAAATTGGATTGAAGCTTTGAGGAAAATGGAAGACCTCGATGCCGAGATTATTATTCCGGGCAATGGTCCCGTTGGGAATAAACCACGCGTGACGCTGATGAAACATTACCTGATGAATCTCCGGACCTATGTGGAGGATGCCCTGCTGGATGGTGGTGCCCTGCCGGACATTCAGAAAAAAGTTGGAGAGAAGCTGAAGAAAAAATTCAGTGGGTGGGCAAACCACGACCGGCTCGACCAGAACATCGAGCGTGCTTTTTTCGAATTTGTAAGGAATTAA
- a CDS encoding aminotransferase class V-fold PLP-dependent enzyme: MDLEKIRHEFPVVEHRIFFDHARVAPLPRRVRESCEAFLKDANENGTANYPKWMKEIDRARSSFAKLIGAGDDEVAFIKNTSEGISIVANGIDWQPGDNVVIPDIEFPANVYPWMNLKDRGVEVRFAKSVRGRVPFEQIRMQVSDRTRVISVSSVEANSGFRNDLPAIGTFCKEKGIYFCVDAIQSLGVLPMDVKKDHIDFLAADGHKWMLSVEGLGGFYISKDVLEKIRVVNVGWDSVVDARNYMDYDFTLRPGAQRFEEGSFNTISIHAFGAALSLFHEVGMETVSERILHLGDRALDHLWKRNIKVVSSTELHERSGNITFTLKGDLNRLEQFMAYHSVTLTVRDGIVRISPHFYNTEDEVDRFFNLLDEFLEQE; encoded by the coding sequence ATGGATCTTGAAAAAATACGACATGAATTCCCGGTAGTCGAGCACCGTATCTTCTTCGATCATGCCCGGGTGGCTCCTCTGCCCCGCCGCGTTCGCGAATCCTGTGAAGCGTTCCTGAAAGACGCTAATGAAAACGGCACGGCCAATTACCCGAAGTGGATGAAGGAAATCGATCGCGCCCGCTCAAGTTTCGCTAAATTGATCGGAGCAGGCGACGACGAGGTTGCGTTCATCAAGAACACATCTGAAGGCATTTCCATCGTCGCCAATGGCATCGACTGGCAACCCGGCGACAACGTGGTCATCCCGGACATCGAGTTCCCGGCCAACGTTTACCCCTGGATGAACCTCAAGGACCGTGGTGTTGAAGTGCGTTTCGCCAAATCCGTACGCGGGCGCGTTCCGTTTGAACAGATCCGCATGCAGGTGAGTGACCGCACGCGCGTCATCTCGGTTTCATCGGTGGAAGCCAACAGCGGTTTCCGCAACGACCTCCCGGCTATCGGTACGTTCTGTAAAGAAAAAGGGATCTACTTCTGCGTCGATGCCATCCAGAGTCTCGGGGTGCTGCCGATGGATGTCAAAAAAGACCACATCGATTTCCTCGCGGCGGACGGGCACAAATGGATGCTTTCAGTTGAAGGACTCGGCGGGTTTTATATTTCGAAAGACGTGCTGGAGAAAATACGTGTCGTCAATGTCGGGTGGGACAGCGTGGTCGATGCGCGCAACTATATGGATTACGATTTCACCCTGCGGCCGGGAGCCCAACGCTTTGAGGAAGGCAGTTTCAACACGATCAGCATTCACGCCTTCGGCGCGGCGCTGTCGCTGTTTCACGAAGTGGGAATGGAAACCGTTTCCGAACGCATCCTGCATCTCGGCGACCGGGCGCTCGATCATTTATGGAAGCGCAATATAAAAGTCGTCAGTTCCACCGAACTTCACGAACGATCAGGCAATATCACCTTCACCCTGAAAGGCGATCTCAACCGGCTGGAACAGTTCATGGCCTACCACAGCGTGACCTTAACAGTACGGGACGGCATCGTCCGCATCTCGCCTCACTTCTACAACACAGAGGACGAAGTCGACCGTTTCTTTAATCTACTGGATGAATTTCTGGAACAGGAATAA